The proteins below are encoded in one region of Scophthalmus maximus strain ysfricsl-2021 chromosome 4, ASM2237912v1, whole genome shotgun sequence:
- the LOC118302460 gene encoding cytochrome b-c1 complex subunit Rieske, mitochondrial: protein MMSLAARSGAFSPYMQASAFAVAGPLKALVPGVVLKGEKILLDPKKQFLCRESLNGQSPKTGPAVSVSINGCAGVRLAHTDVRIPDFSDYRREDVLNPDKSSHESGESRRSFSYLVTGASVVVGVYAAKTVVSQFVSSMSASADVLALSKIEIKLGDIPEGKNMTFKWRGKPLFVRHRTEKEISTEAAVNIAELRDPQHDKDRVLNPSWVIVLGVCTHLGCVPIANAGDYGGYYCPCHGSHYDASGRIRKGPAPLNLEVPFYEFPDDDTVVVG from the exons ATGATGTCCTTAGCTGCCCGGTCAGGGGCTTTCTCCCCTTATATGCAGGCTTCTGCTTTTGCCGTCGCCGGGCCGCTGAAGGCTCTGGTGCCCGGGGTCGTGTTGAAGGGGGAGAAGATCCTGTTGGACCCGAAGAAACAGTTCCTGTGCCGAGAGTCGTTGAACGGTCAGAGCCCAAAGACGGGGCCTGCGGTGTCGGTTAGCATCAACG gctgtGCGGGGGTCCGACTCGCCCACACCGACGTCAGAATACCGGATTTCTCCGACTACAGGCGTGAAGATGTGCTCAACCCCGACAAGTCGTCCCATGAGAGTGGTGAATCCAGAAGGTCCTTCTCCTACCTGGTCACCGGGGCCtcagtggtggtgggggtctATGCCGCCAAGACCGTGGTGTCTCAGTTTGTTTCTTCCATGAGTGCGTCTGCCGACGTCCTGGCGCTGTCCAAGATCGAGATCAAGTTGGGCGACATCCCCGAAGGCAAGAACATGACCTTCAAGTGGAGGGGCAAGCCTCTGTTCGTCCGTCACCGCACTGAGAAGGAGATCTCCACAGAAGCGGCGGTGAACATTGCGGAGCTGCGAGACCCTCAGCACGACAAGGACCGGGTCCTCAACCCCAGCTGGGTCATTGTCCTCGGGGTGTGCACACATCTGGGCTGTGTGCCCATTGCCAATGCCGGGGACTACGGGGGCTACTACTGCCCCTGCCACGGCTCGCACTATGACGCCTCAGGCCGCATCAGAAAGGGCCCGGCTCCCCTCAACCTGGAGGTCCCCTTCTACGAGTTTCCAGACGATGACACGGTGGTGGTGGGATAG
- the LOC118302737 gene encoding uncharacterized protein LOC118302737, translating into MALRNFLTDCNQTFQYCVRLATSDDDETRRASLARMRTMQSSLRWARGRLVETGLAGQLLDVIEEFLQDTGEDRQIPVSQGYSAPRIRGRVGQPRCLITEEQLQFLLSFNFTVQQIADILGVSRRTVTQRLRQHNITIRGRYSNMTNAELDERVIDLVHGNDELGPDAVRARLFGEGIVVQRRRVRQSLLRTNPAGAALRAMSHRLHRRKYRVAGPNSLWHLDGNHKLIRWRIVIHGGIDGFSRMIVFLQASNNNRSSTVMEQFVQAVDQFGVPSRVRCDHGGENNAVCLFMDVFRGTARGSALRGRSTHNQRIERLWRDVWNGLSNVYHSLFTLLEQDGILDINSETHLWALQYVYMPRIDRDLQHFVNQWNHHGLRTTRYMSPYRMFVRGCLRLQSQNLTGVQGLFGADEGPADEQPAEQAVRPPVPTFNWPERVAVPANTFAVEPGRLQELQHRVDPLAGSRDRMGVDLLQEVLSFLLS; encoded by the exons ATGGCACTCCGTAATTTTCTGACGGACTGCAACCAAACTTTTCAATATTGTGTGCGGTTAGCCACATCGGACGATGATGAAACGAGACGAGCGTCTTTGGCAAG AATGCGTACAATGCAATCAAGTCTCCGATGGGCAAGAGGAAGGCTGGTAGAGACGGGCCTGGCTGGACAGCTGCTGGATGTCATCGAGGAATTTCTTCAGGACACAGGAGAAGATCGACAAATCCCTG TGTCTCAAGGATATAGTGCTCCTCGAATAAGGGGACGGGTCGGGCAGCCACGTTGTCTGATCACGGAAGAGCAACTGCAGTTCCTActctcatttaatttcacagtgCAGCAGATTGCAGACATACTGGGTGTCTCAAGACGCACTGTAACACAACGCCTCAG acaaCATAATATCACTATCCGTGGTCGCTACTCCAACATGACCAATGCCGAGTTGGATGAGCGAGTCATTGACCTGGTACACGGAAATGACGAGCTTGGCCCAGATGCTGTGCGTGCACGTCTTTTTGGCGAAGGCATCGTTGTACAGAGAAGACGTGTTCGCCAGAGTCTCCTCAGGACCAACCCAGCGGGGGCTGCTCTCAGAGCCATGTCTCATAGACTGCACAGGCGCAAATACAGAGTAGCTGGGCCTAATTCGTTGTGGCATCTTGATGGAAATCACAAACTCATCAG GTGGAGAATCGTTATCCATGGAGGAATTGACGGATTCAGCCGGATGATTGTGTTCCTCCAAGCTTCCAACAACAATAGAAGCAGCACTGTGATGGAGCAGTTTGTTCAGGCGGTGGACCAATTTGGTGTCCCCTCTAGAGTACGCTGTGACCATGGTGGGGAAAACAATGCTGTTTGCCTCTTCATGGACGTTTTTCGAGGGACAGCTCGGGGAAGTGCTTTGAGAGGAAGGAGCACTCACAACCAAAGAATTGAGAGACTGTGGAGAGATGTTTGGAATGGCCTCTCCAATGTGTACCATTCACTCTTCACACTTCTGGAGCAAGATGGGATCTTGGACATTAATAGTGAAACTCACCTTTGGGCTCTTCAATATGTGTACATGCCGAGAATCGACCGAGACCTGCAGCATTTTGTGAACCAGTGGAACCACCATGGACTCAGGACAACGAGATACATGTCACCGTACCGAATGTTTGTGCGTGGATGCCTCCGTCTACAGTCACAAAATTTGACTGGTGTTCAAGGGCTTTTCGGGGCAGATGAGGGGCCAGCAGATGAGCAGCCAGCAGAACAAGCAGTGAGACCACCTGTACCCACTTTCAACTGGCCAGAGAGGGTTGCTGTCCCTGCCAATACGTTTGCTGTTGAGCCTGGTCGCCTCCAAGAACTGCAACATCGAGTCGACCCTCTGGCTGGTTCCAGAGACAGGATGGGGGTTGATCTTCTGCAGGAAGTTCTGAGCTTTCTGTTGTCTTGA